CGCAAACACCTTTCGCAATTCGAGCTGCTGGCGCGTTTATAAATTCGAGATATGGCGTGCCGGTATTGCGTATTCATAATATCTTCACCGTCCGTGAGATGTGATAAGAGTTACATGGAGGTAGATACGCAGGAAAAGAGAGGAGCTCGAGACGtcggtgctttttttttttttttttttttgcagcacCTGGGTTACGACAGATGGACAGACTGACTCACGTACTCTCTTCACTCCTGCTCAAGACTCTTCACGACACTTTCGCACTGATCGCAGTCCTTGCCATTACCCCGATAGATACTCTCGTATCATCCTTCGGGCTGTTAATTTGCATCAGGATCATCACGGAATGAATATTAacaattgtgaaataatttggAAAGGATGAAACAGCACTGGGTGATTCGAGTTGAAGGAACATTGCGGACATTTTTGAGAACGGAATTTCGACAGTAATAATCCGCGATTTCGACGTGGAGCGAAGTCTCGAATTCCAAATTTGGAATCTACGAAACGGAGAGACTAGCggaagttttttgtttttttttttaccactctAGCCTCGCGACCTCAACTCAGTTTTTTGTACTGTTCAATGCCACTAGACTCTCAGTGGAAGTAAACAGGCGTAAAAAATCAATCAGCATAAATTCTTCAAGCACCCAGGGGTCAACGTGCGGACTGAAATCAAGAGCGAGGATCACCATATTCGTTGCGTCGAAACTTTGGGTaccgtataatataatatataaccaAAATCATTCGGGGTGCATGGCCAGAGATTGCCGAGGGTAGACCATAAAATACGTATTATCGGTCCCGGGGCAGCGCTGTGACGCCAGGGTGGATATACTTGGAATATAAAACATATGAGGCTCCCTGAGAATCTCGTACGAGAATGTAGCGTCACGCTCAGAAGTCAGTGATAACAGTAGCTCTCATCCTCGGCCTCACCAACACCATTCAAAGCCCGTAACTTAACCTAGAAATTTTTCTGCGGAAGTAATTAGAGATTACTGTTTATGTCAAGGGGATTTTCCCCAGTCAGGATTTTGCAAAAAGCGATTTatgtttaaatttcattttcgcaaTTTATGTACGACtcagaaaatttcatgtcgGTCCAACAAACATTCTTCCCAGAGCGTTTGAAagtgattttgaaactttgaacgcgtttttctaAAATCCATGTTTGCAAAGTCGGTGAGAAAGATTTCTCGGAAACGGTTCAAACGATCggtctcaaaatttttacacaagctttatgaatatatttctcAGTCcttgatcgaagattttttctcaccgataaatattttccacttTATAGACAAATTGaggcgaaattttttttttgtgaagcCACCGTTTTGTTACTTGTTAATATTCTGTTTACTCCTTAGATCATAGACCAGACAACACCTTGTATTAACTAAATCTTTTTTGTATTTCCATTTCCGATGATTCAGTCCGGAAATATCTGGCTCGCCACAAGACGCTGTTTTTAGAAATACTTTGGAAGATCGACTATAGCAACTTTAagaatcattatttttacaaataaaaaatatcagaataaatttcaatcttaCCTCAagatgtatataaattttcatattgtTTTCGCCGTCATGACATGTTATAATCACTAAATGATTTAAACTCATTCACTCTAACCGTGCCATTCTGTGTTGTTAAATGATAGACAAATTACCTCCATAAAGTATCTATTAAAAACCATATCAAGATTCCAAATTTTCAGTTGCGAAAATCACTGATCTATCCTCCGGAATTCACTTTATATATCtacttcattttttacatacatCTTCCATTTCTGGTGAATGACGTATCCTGAGAAAGGTTCAAATCTGATTTTAGCAGCTGTTTGGCCGGCGTTTAAACGCAATTTTTATCGCGTCCTGGTCGAGAACTGTTTTCAGCAATATGGCCGATCCATCATGGCGCTTTCCCGCGGATGACTCGAGACACCCTGGTGGATTCTGCACCTCGCGGACGTTGTAAGGGGTGGTCGCCCCGTCTGCAGGGTGGGTGCCTGCTATTCTCAGATAAGGATGGACCCTATATCCTACGTTTGCCTGCTCCATGTTGTGTACTCGGTCCGGTTTCCCTTACATACTTTGTCCTCACTGTACTCTGCACGTCGCGCGTCCCAGCAAAAGATGAGAACAACCCTCGGGTACgatcaaaacatattttttttttttttaagttttctTTTGAAACCTTAACGTTTCATCAAAAATCTTATTCCATGTAATTCTTTTCTGGCAATTCTATGGTTTTAACAGATTtgtaaagaaatattttgtaagtcgtaccaaaaatttggaattgtttatttaaaatgGTAGAGAACAACGAGGAGAAGAATATTCACAGGAATTGAATCACAGTATAGCCGAAAATGGTTGgaaactgtttgaaaatcgttgaaaatcattgataatgaaaaaatgtgcaacaaaacgattgttgaaaatagtttcaaaaatatcgaaagtGATCGATAATAGAGAAAAAACTAGAAGCATGTCTACGGTTCTACCaaagtcgaaaaaaacaaTGACGAATTGTTTGATAATCGCCAAAAAAGCAACACAATGCAAAACTTCACGGTCATTagcaaaaattgaattattaaagtGACCTAAAATCACAAATGAATGACAAATTGgttgaaagttgtttttttttccgtaaaaattgttcattttttaactaattgagaatatttatgaaatttatatagattgttgagtaaaaaattaggTCCATTCGCGAATACGAGACTACGAAAAATGACGGATTGAAATTTGTTCGAATGCGGGTTTTGTTCGAATCTTTCGTTACGTGTAACCCTTAGCTAGCTGGTGCGAACGGTAGAACGCGACACACCACTGAATAATAAAGATCCCTATCAGCGAGTGCCATCCCACAGAGGTCGACCGCAAGGAATAATGcctatttaattattatctaACCGCTGAGAGATACGGCATGAATTTATAATTGCATAATGATTTATTTAGGGTCAAGCCACCCACCAAACCTATCTACCCCCGTGTCTGCTTATACCCACAAAATAACCTCTCTAACGCCACATCGCATCGCCACGATCCGTATAcatgcactgagaaaaatttcatttgttacagtaactagaaaaattcagtaaaacaggtatcgttaaaaaaaactgttagaatattgttgggattacgaaaaacgaggtacgcctaaccattttgcgctattgccgatccttttttggtaattgcaacgcaaaatcagtttgcgaggtttactctacttttttagttaaacaaggctttaacgtcaatttattcttacacaagcaataaattttcgcaacagttgcaagaaaatctagtaacagtgatcgtaatgagaaagaatagtaacggatactagactttctggtaacaacTAGAAAACTAATATCCATTTTCCACCTAGAATTATATTTtgcgattttggaaaaaaggaaaatagttaagaactgaGCGGTATCCGGAACTAAACATCTATCTCAGTGTagagttaaataaaaatgaaagtttaCGGTGATagcaaaaaacaattttgaattaaGCATTACGCGCTAGATTTTCCCGACTTTGCCTTTGGCGATTTTTGGCATAAAATCAGCCAACTTGATCTTATTGGAGTTTGCTTAAAGATGACCAGAAATTTtggagaattaaaaaatgacgtACAATACAGAGGTTAGGggaagtttatttttttttacggtctGTTACATGAGAAAGGTGAGGTAAAAAGTGATCCTAAATacgttacgtaatttaagtacagCCTTTAGCAATAAGTTAAGAATGCTGTGTTACCGACGCGGCACGCGTTCGAATCGTTCGAAATATGAAAACGTACGCATGGCGCCATCTCCTGTCAACTTTGCAGAATCTCGTGTTTCTCGCTCGACGCTTCGGGCTTCGGTAACTTGACAAATCCCAGAGATTTTACACAAGTTTTCTGAAGAACGTAACGCGAAACAATGGAAGTTGGTTGAATTCTATTCAACCATGATAATCACTTGTTCGTTTgtaaaatacataaaatatcTCAAACATTCTTCACGTCGCGTCCCGACTCGCGTAAGTTTTATATCATATTTACTAGTCGGTATGCGGCATGACAAGTTTTAGGTTAGAATAAGCTCTGTTGTTACTTTAGATTTACTGTCGTAAGGTGTTAACCGCAAGCTATAACCTAAAAGCTAAGCTAACCCAATCACTGTCAAAAACAATTAACTCatctttaattaaatcacagtaaataaatattatccttCCAACCGTCGTCCGctagttgtttttttcgtttccaaCCTAACCTAATATTACATCCAGATCTTAGACTCacaaatatcattattatatgcttttgaaattctattctTGTGTTTAGTTCgtggatttgaatttttctgtattttactaaatttttcttcaatgtaTCAGTTATtagaaattcgatttttaccTAATTTTATCTTTCATGCAGTGCCATCAGAACACCAAAGCGTATTTCGTTATTCGTTTTTcgccaaagaaaaaaagaaaaaaaaaaccacttagaaatttaaaaattctggCGCGGTTTCGAATGAGAATGATTCCTGACCATAACAGTAATGACATAATCGATTTGGCGGTCTTTTTTACACCTAACCTAACTTTCGATCTCTAAACAAGAAGGCCAGCAATAAATTTACCTCAATGATTTCAGGGGGCGACGAGTTACTCGGCGGAGCGTTGGAAGGCGTCAAAAATGGAAGGAGAACAGGCCCCAGCATCGCGGGATGACCCGGTAATAATGAAGCTCGATACGCCTGAATTTCGAACGATATTCACGCCGGAATTGAAGACACTAGCGGGTCTCTTCGAGAAGTATAACTACGAGATCCGAATAGCGGGAGGAGCGGTGCGGGACATCCTGATGGGTATCCGACCTAAGGACTTGGACTTTGCGACGACGGCTACGCCAAACGAGATGAAGGATATGTTCACAAAGGAGGAGATCCGTATGATAAACATGAAGGGCGAGCAACACGGTACGATAACATCGCGTATAAACGACGCTGAGAACTTCGAGATAACAACCCTGAGAATCGACGTAGCGACGGACGGGCGTTACGCCAAGGTTGAATTCACGAAGGATTGGAAGCTCGACGCGAATCGTCGGGACCTAACGATAAACTCGATGTTTCTCGGGCTGGACGGAACGGTCTACGACTACTTCTTCGGCTACGAGGATCTAAAAAAGCGGCGAATCGCCTTCGTCGGTAATGCAGAGACCAGGATCCAAGAGGACTACCTTAGGATCCTGAGGTACTTCCGATTCTACGGTCGCATCGCCGAAAATCCTGACGTTCATGACGCCGCCACCCTCGAGGCCATTCGCAGGAATGTTCAGGGTCTCGATCGCGTCGCTGGTGAACGGATTTGGACCGAGTGGCACAAGATAATGACAGGAAGGTTCCCCGTTGAGCTAACCACGAAGATGATCGAGTGCGAGCTTTCCAGGCACATCGGTCTCCCCGAAAAGCCCGACGTTGAGGCCTTCCTCGAGGTCCACAAACGCGCCGAAGAAAACGGCGTTCGTCTTAGAGCCATCAGCCTCATATCGGCGCTCCTGAAGGATCAGGAGGAGGTTATGTTGCTCCATGGTAGACTGAAGCTATCCGCCTTCGACAGAGACCTCGCTCTGTTTCTGGTTCAGCACCGCGTCGTTACACCGTCTGAAAAACCGCttaaaatttatcagaagctGGTTATCATGCCGAAGGGGAAGAACCAAGGTATCAAAGAGTTCGTTTGCGAGCTTTTTAGATACAGAGGTGATCTCGAGCTTCTTCGAGTGTTCGCTGATTGGCAACCACCCCGATTCCCCGTCGGAGGCGATCAGCTCAGGCAGCATGTCAAGGGTGGGAAACTCATGGGGTTGGTCATCACTAGGCTCAAGGAGAGGTGGATTGATTCCGACTTTCAACTGGATCGCGAGGAGCTTCTCAAACTTGTACCAAATATTGTTGAGGagattaatgataatattcaGAAATAAATACTTCGTAGATTGTTTGTGTATAATCGAGAGTTTGTGTTCCAGTCTTTCCCTTCCACTTTGCAATTAATTCTCACAGTTTCATCTTACTGTTTCAATAGCTAATTGACgcaaaatgataataaatttgtcCCAAAGATTCGAAAGATTAACAAGAGATTCAGTACCTTTCgagtacaataaaaaaattagtggtCTTTTATAGTACTGATAACCACGCGAAATTCTTCACAAGTTCTTGAAAATGTTATAGAGATCTgagaaattgttaaaaaattgtaccaaTCGATGCAAAGTATTTTGAATGTAATGCCTTTTAAGATATTGTGAAAtacgaatattgaaattatccataataattatttataagaTACTGTAATTAAAATCGTGCATCCACTTGACGTCGAAAAGctaattttcatctttacCGACCGAATGACGCATCGCGCCTTTTACCCCAGTAATTCTGCGAAATTCAACTCGGGGTATCAACCCTCTGTAGCAATCGCACCCTAACTTATCATGTTCAGGGTACTGGAACACCAGGTATAAAATCCTCGAGGCGCCATCTTTGAAGCGATGTACTGAAGcctcattttttatcacacaAGACTTGATCTGTCCGGTAAACTTCTTTACCGACTAGAAACTTGgcaagtttataaaaattctcgGTTTAAATAAACGTCCActagaatttttcacatcgaATTTTAAATCGACTCTAGTAATCATTCTCTATAagtttacagaattttttacagaGTGCAgttttgattcatttttcaaaggTGAATCGAATCGTAGCAGTAATATGTTGGCACAGGTCACCAGAAGATATTATTTCCAATTTGCCATAAAATAATGAGCttcgtatataaaaaaatttcatatattttctgaataaagaataaaagaagagGTAAAGGGAATTCGAATAAAGAAGCGAATTGGCTTCATTTCCGTTTTTATCAATACCACTGCGAGGTCTGAAAACCGGATATACATATTCCGAATCAAAACGGCAAATGTCTTCAATGACCAGACCAAAACGACGTCTGTTATTGGATCTACAGTCGAATTTCGGAAATTAGATTTTGCCCGCTATTCGATGCTTTGATCGCCGTTCCTCCCTTCTCCTCCAACCTTTTCGGCCCAtattcttctttcttatttcACCTAGTGGACAGAGCAAGATGACTTCTTTGACGAGCTTTCATCGACTGGCCTTTCTTCCTACGGACATGAAATAAAACCTCCCGAGCCAAAAAGggagattataattttatttgtatgAATAAAATACGAAGTACGGATGCTGAACCGATGAAGAGGCGAAGGAAATTGAGTACAAAGAATAAGAAGGAATTATACTTCAAAGGCATCGTTCGCTCCGAAATTTGGTAACATTGTAGGTATATTCGTTTCAAATCTCACGATTCATTTGAAAGGTCGAGAATATTATACTTTTCACGGTGGGGAAAATTTCTGCCGTCTTGAAATTCTTTCCGATTTTCATTGACTGTGTCTCTTTCCACTTATGCCAACATAATCGTCGATATATAAAAGGTGTTAGATTCTTCTTCGGGCTGAGTAGTAGGTGAGTACCTCTACCGGAATTCTTCAACGACTTCGgtataaattgataaaaccACTTCCTtcccttttgttttttaaaaagaaacgGTGACTCAAGTGGCACAGCTCAGAAATGGATTGAATTTTAGCCAAAGTGGTGAATCGCGAAATTATCAAACTTGAGAGTTGAAAGAATTCGTTGTTTGATATTTGAACGAAACAGCATTAAGCTCTACGTGAAACAAAGTTACAAGATCCCTTATTGTCAACGCCTGTAGCAGCATCATGAGGACCATAAGGATCATTGAAGATTCGGGAATTCTTCCAGGACATTAAATTCTGTTCGGAAGATTCGGATTAGAAAAAGTTATCAGGATTTGACTTAGAGGCTTTACCCAAGATTCAAATTCGcatttgttacaaatttttcgagcGACAGGAAAAAGGAGTAGAAAAAAGTTAAAGAACGAACCATCCTACCGAACACGCTTTAAACGTTCCGTAATAAGATTGACGTTTGCTTTGCAAAAgtcgtttaaaaattctttaagaATCGAAACGATTTGACTGCAGCATCTGGAAGGCTTTCGGTAAGGTACTCGATAAGTCCTAACTGACAGTAAGGGACGTCGGTCCTTAACTCCGGCGTCTTTTCCCTGGCCGtggaataacaaaatttttatgaatatctTTATATTTAATGAGACGTTGCGAACGAAACGGTTCAAAGGACATGGTCTTGAGCATTTAATATGGTATAATTAATTGCAAACAAGAGGACTTGCGGAAGAAAAGCAGGAAGGTGGTTTGGGTGGGGCAGGGAGGAATGGCGGTGGCGGAAATGCGAAAGCAAATGTTGACTGGCAAAAGAGCAAACCAAGGCGGAGAGAGCCGAGACGAGTTACCGCGGAGAAGGAGACTGGGTTGTGTACCAACGGCATTAAGCCCaaccttctctctctctctctctctccgtcaTGCTTTGTCCTCCTTTCTCCCCCTTGGAGTACCCACGGAGCTTGCCGCTGCCTCATCTCACCACAGGTGGACCGAACCACTTTCAATCTGCGCTCCAAAAGCCGCGCAACAACCCTGTTTTCCTACAGATATAAACCAACGGGCACAGAGTAAACCCTCCTCCCTTGTCCCCTGCtttcattaaaaatcaatttcataaACCTCGAAATCGTTGCCGCGGAAACGTTCCCTTTTCCTTCATAAGTCGGTTCAAAggtagatgaaaaatttcggaGGATTATTAAACCGTTTGATTCACTCTGTTTTCGTCATCGTGTcattcgaactggatccataataaattttgtaccTTCGTCAAGGGATGGTGGAGGTATGGGGCTGAAAATCGAGGTAGAAATTCTGATGTtctattaaaaaatgtcatcatGACGTTGGAGCTTGGTTTTTACCGACATTTTATCACCGGATAACCTAATATTTTAGTTTTAATAGAGGTAAATAGTAATTCTTGGGGTTTCAGCTTACTCGTGTAACATAAATTGATTCAAcgtaatcaataatataacTGTTCTACTATCTACACGAGAAAAAACACGGCCAGCTGTCAGCCTGGTTgcattagtttgatttttatcaccaGACAACGCATTGCAAAGTGAAAATCCCAATACTCAACGAATTGATAACCTTTGACTATCTACGAAAAGGATTAGGTGTTCAAGGACTGGCAGTAGGTACTAACGCCAGAAGGGTCAAAGACAGAAAAGGTAGTAAAGACCTTTTCTTTTGTCCTGGAGAATCCGTGCTGATGTTGGAAACTGAGTCGGAACGACAAATCATGTCGGCAGTATCTGGCATGGGTCTTGATGGTGTTTTGAAAGAAGCCATCATGCTGTTTTAGATATCTAACTCCGAGACTGCACGATGTCTGGTTATCATCGTACGAGCGTTCACGTTTCAGCGAAGGAACGAACACGAATggtgatttgaattttatgaCAAAACCAAGTTGAACGCGGTTCAAGAAACAGACTCCAATGACGCAGCAGTCTTTATGACATTCGTGCATGGCAGACAGTTTCACGGAAATCATGATGACATATTGGACATTTTTGAGAGGCATTCAATATTCATTCAGACCCCTTGAAGACAGTACCCAATGGGATTTAACGGAGAACTGATTCGGTTCTAAGTATCCGTTTGGCAAATGGATTCTGgtaaattgagaaaaagagTGGCTACAAGACACTCCAAAAAATCAACCACCCACGACTTGACCTTTTTCAAACTGTTCCTGCACGCACTACGAACTCATCGACATTTAAATTCTTCGGTACTTTAAGCAGATTGTTTAGCGGTGGTGCTCGAGAACGAAATAGACCAAAGAACGACGTATGACACAGACGAAAGCATTTCAATCCCAGTTTTCTTTCCGTTGAAAAGTTTCGTCGTTCGGTTTAACTTTCTTTCTCTGGTCACTTCGAATTGGTCTTTGTCTATGGAATGGAATCCTAACCGAGTATGAGGTGGAAGCAGACGCGACGGATATCCTGGAGCGCAAGTATCGGTGCCTTTCTTTTCGCTTTCCTATTGCATTGCAGCTAGCGTTTGCACAGTCGAATTCGTAAAGGTTTTCTTCGCATGTTACATGTCCTCTGTGCAAATAGTATTCTTACGCACTGGAATGTGGTCAAATGCAGTTCGACTAAGTCCAATGCAGTTagatctaacaataagttcaATGAAGTTAGATCTAAGTTCAATACAGTTATTTCCTGACATCCAGTCGAATTCGGTCATTAAATTCTGTATTCAAAATCAGCTGGCTTCGATTGAATTTGGCCGAATTTTGGCAACGGTGTAACAAGGTACCCGAAAAGTACGAGGGTCGTTTACGTTTCACCGAAATTAAAGCAAATCTATAAACCGAATAAACAATTCAGGAGTTGTTCAGCAGCCTGAATATAATTTCGAATCGTGTCGTCATTGACAATTATTTTCCCATACACGTGAGACgtgtattataaaatttgaagaagctttcgtatttaaataattcacaaCGATAAAAACGAATTTGAAAGAGAAGTGATTGATATTACTGTTCTGAGATACCTTGAACGTACCGTCGCGTCATAAGAATTCCCGTATTGAGATTGAGCCGGACTCAATATTTCCTGGATAAAATCCTCAAGGGGAAACGAGAGTTTCATAACATAGAGAGCGTCGTAAATCCCCGGCGGTGACTGTACTCACTTCTTCCAGTAATATAAGAAAGGAATGCTGTAGCAGTAGAGGAAAAGAGTTTACAAAGAAATCCAAGAAAGCGT
This region of Neodiprion virginianus isolate iyNeoVirg1 chromosome 7, iyNeoVirg1.1, whole genome shotgun sequence genomic DNA includes:
- the LOC124308857 gene encoding CCA tRNA nucleotidyltransferase 1, mitochondrial translates to MIITCSFVKYIKYLKHSSRRVPTRGATSYSAERWKASKMEGEQAPASRDDPVIMKLDTPEFRTIFTPELKTLAGLFEKYNYEIRIAGGAVRDILMGIRPKDLDFATTATPNEMKDMFTKEEIRMINMKGEQHGTITSRINDAENFEITTLRIDVATDGRYAKVEFTKDWKLDANRRDLTINSMFLGLDGTVYDYFFGYEDLKKRRIAFVGNAETRIQEDYLRILRYFRFYGRIAENPDVHDAATLEAIRRNVQGLDRVAGERIWTEWHKIMTGRFPVELTTKMIECELSRHIGLPEKPDVEAFLEVHKRAEENGVRLRAISLISALLKDQEEVMLLHGRLKLSAFDRDLALFLVQHRVVTPSEKPLKIYQKLVIMPKGKNQGIKEFVCELFRYRGDLELLRVFADWQPPRFPVGGDQLRQHVKGGKLMGLVITRLKERWIDSDFQLDREELLKLVPNIVEEINDNIQK